The following are encoded in a window of Flavobacterium sp. WC2421 genomic DNA:
- a CDS encoding glycosyltransferase yields MKKRKILFLGETYRADAITWTNGLKDFGDFEIISWELKTPCGTFMNRILRIFEFQFSIFKIKKIIKVEQPDMVIAERTTSYGFLAALCGVQPVVIAQQGRTDLWPENSPLYPFKKAIQNYAFKKATLIHAWGPVMTVSMVEANVDMDKVMVLPKGIDLKKFGNRNTAKSDTICAIVTRSLLPEYRHDIILKAFAILNQKGINFVLTIVGDGTELHGLKKLAKKLNIENKVRFMGRIPNTELPKLLQDSNVYISMPTTEGVSASLFEAMATLCYPIVTDIAGNQSWIQHRKNGQLITVDDYKMLAEELIWSFKNEEHRNKAIVSNRKFIEEHADYNTNMAIIASKYHELINTAKK; encoded by the coding sequence ATGAAAAAAAGGAAAATACTTTTTCTTGGAGAAACCTATAGAGCCGATGCCATTACTTGGACAAATGGCCTAAAAGATTTTGGAGATTTTGAAATTATCAGCTGGGAACTAAAAACACCTTGTGGGACTTTCATGAACCGAATCCTGCGTATTTTCGAATTTCAATTTTCTATATTTAAAATAAAAAAAATTATTAAGGTCGAACAACCAGACATGGTTATTGCCGAAAGAACCACAAGCTATGGATTTCTAGCAGCCTTATGCGGAGTACAACCAGTAGTCATCGCACAACAAGGGCGCACTGATTTATGGCCTGAAAACTCCCCTTTATATCCTTTCAAAAAAGCAATACAAAACTATGCCTTTAAAAAAGCTACTCTTATTCATGCTTGGGGACCTGTGATGACGGTTTCCATGGTCGAAGCCAATGTAGACATGGATAAAGTAATGGTGCTACCAAAAGGAATTGATTTAAAGAAATTCGGAAATAGAAACACTGCGAAAAGTGACACTATATGCGCCATCGTTACGCGTTCATTACTACCTGAATACCGTCATGATATTATTTTAAAAGCTTTTGCCATTTTAAACCAAAAAGGAATCAACTTCGTACTTACTATAGTTGGAGATGGAACTGAACTTCATGGATTGAAAAAATTAGCAAAAAAATTAAATATCGAAAACAAAGTTCGATTTATGGGAAGAATTCCAAATACCGAATTACCAAAATTATTACAAGATTCTAATGTTTACATAAGCATGCCTACAACCGAAGGAGTATCGGCCTCATTATTTGAAGCAATGGCAACACTTTGCTACCCTATTGTAACAGATATTGCGGGTAACCAAAGCTGGATACAACATCGTAAAAATGGCCAACTTATAACTGTTGATGATTACAAAATGCTTGCCGAAGAATTAATATGGTCTTTTAAAAACGAGGAACATCGAAATAAAGCCATAGTAAGCAATCGGAAATTTATCGAAGAACATGCTGATTACAATACCAATATGGCTATCATAGCTAGCAAATACCATGAATTAATAAATACCGCAAAAAAATAA
- a CDS encoding DUF2461 domain-containing protein produces MLSKDTLQFLEDLKANNNRDWFLENKKRYEAVKKDYQQFVSDFLDVMKPLDPALEILEVKNCTFRINRDIRFSKDKTPYKTHLGIWLPCGRIKGQNRPGYYVHLEKEVAFIAGGLYSPEAEELKKIRKEIAFFYEDLEEVLNESEFKKTFVDFDRNERSTLKNPPRGYEKEHPAIELLKLKSFEASHKINYEDITKKDFISKASKKLILLKPLNEFIGRALSTDEF; encoded by the coding sequence ATGCTATCAAAAGATACCTTACAATTCCTAGAAGACTTGAAAGCCAATAACAATAGAGATTGGTTCTTGGAAAACAAAAAAAGATACGAAGCAGTCAAAAAAGACTATCAGCAATTCGTTTCTGATTTTCTTGACGTTATGAAACCTTTAGATCCAGCACTAGAGATACTTGAAGTAAAAAATTGTACCTTTAGAATCAATAGAGACATTCGATTTTCTAAGGACAAAACGCCTTATAAAACACACCTTGGTATTTGGTTACCTTGTGGCAGAATAAAAGGACAAAATAGACCCGGCTACTACGTACACTTAGAAAAAGAAGTAGCATTTATTGCTGGCGGACTGTATTCACCTGAAGCAGAGGAACTAAAAAAAATACGCAAAGAAATTGCATTCTTTTATGAGGATTTAGAAGAAGTTCTTAATGAAAGTGAATTCAAAAAAACCTTTGTAGATTTTGACAGAAACGAAAGAAGCACTTTAAAAAACCCTCCTCGAGGCTATGAAAAAGAACATCCTGCAATTGAATTATTAAAACTAAAAAGTTTTGAAGCTTCTCATAAAATTAACTACGAGGATATTACAAAAAAAGATTTTATTTCTAAAGCGAGTAAAAAATTGATCCTACTAAAACCATTAAACGAATTCATAGGTAGAGCTTTATCTACAGATGAATTTTAA
- a CDS encoding thioredoxin domain-containing protein: protein MKFFQIFTVLVSSIILSCNGQTSKNIKKIDAPAFAEKIKTTENPQILDVRTSEEFASEHIENAKNINWLGNSFVKDAENLDKTKPVFVYCKSGGRSAKATEKLQELGFTNIYELEGGFLKWDAAGLSKPTDKIVGMSSQEYNKLLNTDKKVLIDFYAEWCAPCKKMAPYLSKMQTEMSDKVVIIRLNADENKTLMHEMKIEELPTLLLYENKELKWKHAGFISEDDLKKQL, encoded by the coding sequence ATGAAATTTTTTCAAATTTTTACTGTACTCGTCTCTTCTATCATTTTATCTTGTAATGGACAAACATCAAAAAATATTAAAAAAATTGATGCTCCAGCTTTTGCAGAAAAAATAAAAACAACAGAAAACCCACAAATTTTAGATGTACGTACCTCAGAGGAATTTGCATCAGAACATATAGAAAATGCTAAAAACATCAATTGGCTTGGAAATAGTTTCGTCAAAGATGCAGAAAATCTTGACAAAACAAAACCCGTTTTTGTGTATTGTAAAAGTGGTGGAAGAAGTGCAAAAGCAACTGAAAAACTTCAAGAATTAGGCTTTACCAATATATACGAACTCGAAGGAGGTTTTTTAAAATGGGATGCTGCAGGGCTATCGAAACCAACAGATAAAATCGTAGGAATGAGCAGTCAAGAATACAATAAATTATTAAATACGGATAAAAAAGTCTTGATCGATTTCTATGCAGAATGGTGTGCTCCTTGCAAAAAGATGGCTCCTTACCTTTCTAAAATGCAAACCGAAATGAGTGATAAAGTAGTTATTATTCGATTGAATGCGGACGAAAACAAAACGCTAATGCATGAAATGAAAATTGAGGAACTTCCTACCTTACTGCTTTATGAAAATAAAGAACTAAAATGGAAACATGCCGGTTTCATAAGCGAAGATGATTTAAAAAAACAATTATAA
- a CDS encoding DNA replication/repair protein RecF — translation MYLKKISLFNYKNFSEANFEFDGKIICFVGKNGIGKTNVLDAIYHLSYGKSYFNPLAVQNIKHGEEFFVIDAEFIKNERSEQVVCSLKKGQKKVLKRNGKAYDKFSDHIGFIPLVIISPADRDLIVEGSETRRKFMDSVISQLDPHYLQQLIQYQKVMSQRNALLKYFALNHVFENDTLSIYNEQLNGYGDYIFKKRKEFIAEFIPIFNAHHHAITGSQETVQLVYESHLFEKNLLTLLQENINKDRALHYTSVGTHKDDLSFEIDGHPIKKFGSQGQQKSFLIALKLAQFEFLKKQSGVKPILLFDDIFDKLDESRVAKIIEMVNSETFGQLFISDTHPERTEAIVKSTHQSYKIFNL, via the coding sequence GACGGTAAAATAATTTGTTTTGTAGGTAAAAACGGTATTGGTAAAACCAATGTATTGGATGCTATCTATCATTTATCGTACGGAAAGAGTTATTTCAATCCTTTGGCTGTCCAAAACATCAAACATGGCGAAGAATTTTTCGTGATTGATGCTGAGTTTATAAAAAATGAACGGTCAGAGCAGGTAGTATGTAGTTTAAAGAAAGGACAGAAAAAAGTATTAAAACGCAATGGCAAGGCTTACGATAAATTTTCAGATCATATTGGATTCATTCCTCTTGTTATAATATCACCCGCCGACAGAGATTTGATTGTAGAAGGAAGTGAAACCAGAAGAAAATTCATGGACAGTGTCATCTCACAATTGGATCCACATTACTTACAGCAGTTAATCCAGTATCAAAAAGTAATGAGTCAACGCAATGCACTATTAAAATATTTTGCACTGAATCATGTTTTTGAAAATGACACTCTCTCTATATATAATGAACAACTCAATGGATATGGTGATTATATTTTTAAAAAGAGAAAAGAGTTTATAGCTGAATTCATCCCTATTTTCAATGCACACCATCATGCGATAACAGGTTCTCAAGAAACAGTACAACTTGTATATGAAAGTCATTTATTCGAAAAAAACTTATTGACTCTTTTACAAGAAAACATTAATAAAGACAGAGCTTTACATTACACAAGTGTTGGGACACATAAAGATGATTTATCCTTTGAAATAGATGGTCATCCCATCAAGAAATTTGGATCTCAAGGCCAACAAAAGTCTTTTCTTATTGCTTTAAAACTAGCTCAATTTGAATTTTTAAAAAAACAAAGTGGGGTAAAACCTATTTTACTATTTGATGATATCTTTGACAAATTAGACGAAAGTCGAGTTGCTAAAATTATTGAAATGGTCAACAGTGAAACCTTCGGACAATTATTTATTTCCGACACCCATCCTGAACGCACCGAAGCTATTGTAAAATCAACGCATCAGTCCTATAAAATATTTAACTTATGA